The following proteins are co-located in the Onychomys torridus chromosome 6, mOncTor1.1, whole genome shotgun sequence genome:
- the Itga10 gene encoding integrin alpha-10 isoform X1 has protein sequence MARLSVPHLFVPLALLTGLCSPFNLDEHHPRLFTGPPEAEFGYSVLQHVGGGQRWMLVGAPWDGPSGDRRGDVYRCSIGGSHNAPCAKGHLGDYQLGNSSQPAVNMHLGMSLLETDGDGGFMACAPLWSRACGSSVFSSGICARVDASFRPQGSLAPTAQRCPTYMDVVIVLDGSNSIYPWSEVQTFLRRLVGRLFIDPEQIQVGLVQYGESPVHEWSLGDFRTKEEVVRAARNLSRREGRETRTAQAIMVACTEGFSESRGGRPEAARLLVVVTDGESHDGEDLPAALKACEAGRVTRYGIAVLGHYLRRQRDPSSFLREIRDIASDPDERFFFNVTDEAALTDIVDALGDRIFGLEGSRGENESSFGLEMSEIGFSTHRLQDGILFGMVGAYDWGGSVLWLEEGRHLFPPRTALEDEFPPALQNHAAYLGYSVSSINLPGGRRLFLSGAPRFRHRGKVIAFHLKKDGALRVTQSLQGDQIGSYFGSELCPLDTDGDGITDVLLVAAPMFLGPQNKETGRVYVYVVGQQILLMLQGTLQPERSQDSRFGFAMAALPDLNQDGFADVAVGAPLEDGHQGALYLYHGTQNGIRPHPTQRIAARSMPQALRYFGRSVDGRLDLDGDDLVDIAVGAHGAAILLSSQPIIHLLPSLDVMPPHISVVQKDCRRRGQEAACLTAALCFQVTSHTPGRWDRRFYIRFSASLDEWTAGARAAFDGSGQRLSPRQLQLSVGNVTCERLHFHVLDTSDYLRPVALTVTFALDNTTKSGPVLDEGSSTSIQKLVPFSKDCGPDNECITDLVLQADMNIRGSRKSPFVVHGSRQKLLVSATLENKKENAYNTSLSLRFSRNLHLASLTPQRAKSVKVECSVPSPHARVCIVGHPVLQAGAKVVFLLEFEFSCTLLLSQVLVRLTASSSSLEKNETLQDNTVQTSAYVRYEPQLLFSSESTLHRYEVHPYRTLPVGPGPEFKTTLRVQNLGCHVVSGLIISALLPAVTRGGDYFLSLSQIISNNASCTVQNLTEPPGSPVHPEELQHTNRLNESNTRCQVVRCHLGHLAKGTEISVGLLSLVHNEFFRRAKFKSLTVVSTFKLGTENGSVLHLPEASSWSESLLEVIQTRTTLISLWILVGSVLGGLLLLALLVFCLWKLGFFARKKIPKEEQTDEKSVQ, from the exons ATGGCGCGCCTCTCTGTTCCTCACCTGTTCGTGCCCCTGGCGTTGCTGACAG GTCTCTGCTCCCCCTTTAATCTGGATGAGCATCACCCACGCCTATTCACAGGGCCACCGGAGGCCGAATTTGGATACAGCGTCTTACAGCATGTTGGGGGTGGACAGCGCTG GATGCTGGTGGGCGCCCCTTGGGATGGGCCTTCAGGTGACCGCCGGGGGGATGTTTATCGCTGCTCTATAGGGGGATCCCACAATGCCCCATGTGCCAAGGGCCACCTGG GTGACTACCAACTGGGAAATTCCTCTCAGCCTGCTGTGAACATGCACCTAGGCATGTCTCTGCTGGAGACAGACGGTGATGGGGGATTCATG GCCTGTGCCCCGCTCTGGTCTCGCGCCTGTGGCAGCTCTGTCTTCAGTTCTGGAATTTGTGCCCGTGTGGATGCTTCATTCCGGCCCCAGGGAAGCCTGGCACCCACTGCCCAAC GCTGTCCTACATACATGGACGTTGTCATTGTTCTGGATGGCTCCAATAGTATCTATCCCTGGTCTGAAGTTCAGACTTTCCTTCGGAGGCTGGTCGGGAGACTGTTTATTGATCCGGAGCAGATACAG GTAGGGCTGGTACAGTATGGGGAGAGCCCTGTGCACGAGTGGTCCCTGGGAGATTTCCGAACCAAGGAAGAAGTTGTGAGAGCAGCCAGGAACCTCAGTCGGCGGGAAGGACGAGAAACAAGAACTGCCCAAGCAATAATGGTGGCGTG cACAGAAGGGTTCAGTGAGTCCCGGGGGGGCAGACCCGAGGCTGCAAGGCTGCTGGTGGTTGTCACTGATGGAGAATCCCATGATGGAGAGGATCTTCCAGCAGCACTAAAGGCCTGTGAGGCTGGGAGGGTGACACGTTATGGGATTGCG gtccttggtcACTATCTCCGGCGACAGAGAGACCCTAGCTCTTTTCTTCGGGAAATCAGAGACATCGCTAGTGACCCAGATGAGCGATTCTTCTTCAATGTCACAGACGAGGCCGCACTGACGGACATTGTGGATGCACTGGGAGACCGGATTTTTGGCCTTGAAG GGTCCCGTGGAGAAAATGAAAGCTCCTTTGGGCTAGAAATGTCTGAGATTGGCTTCTCCACCCACCGGTTACAG GATGGGATTCTCTTTGGGATGGTGGGGGCCTATGACTGGGGGGGCTCAGTACTATGGCTTGAAGAAGGTCGCCACCTTTTCCCCCCACGAACGGCCCTGGAAGATGAGTTTCCCCCTGCATTGCAGAACCATGCAGCCTACCTGG GTTACTCTGTTTCCTCCATAAATCTGCCGGGTGGACGCCGCCTCTTTCTCTCGGGGGCACCGAGGTTTAGACATCGAGGAAAGGTCATAGCCTTCCATCTAAAGAAAGATGGGGCTCTGAGGGTCACCCAGAGCCTCCAGGGGGATCAG ATTGGCTCGTACTTTGGCAGTGAGCTGTGCCCGTTGGATACAGACGGTGACGGCATAACGGATGTCTTACTTGTGGCGGCCCCCATGTTCCTGGGTCCCCAGAACAAAGAGACCGGACGTGTTTACGTGTATGTGGTGGGCCAG CAAATTTTGCTGATGCTCCAAGGAACTCTTCAGCCAGAACGCTCCCAGGATTCTCGATTTGGCTTTGccatggctgctcttcctgatCTGAACCAAGATGGTTTCGCGGATGTGGCTGTGGGGGCACCCCTGGAGGATGGGCACCAGGGAGCACTCTACCTGTATCATGGAACCCAGAATGGCATCAGGCCCCATCCTACCCAG cgGATCGCTGCTAGATCCATGCCACAGGCCCTCCGATACTTTGGCCGAAGCGTGGATGGCCGGTTAGATCTGGATGGAGATGATCTCGTGGACATTGCTGTGGGTGCCCATGGGGCAGCCATCCTGCTCAG CTCCCAGCCCATCATACACCTGCTTCCAAGCCTGGATGTGATGCCACCGCACATCAGCGTGGTTCAGAAGGACTGTAGGCGAAGAGGCCAGGAAGCGGCCTGTCTGACGGCAGCCCTGTGCTTCCAAGTCACCTCTCACACTCCCGGGCGTTGGGACCGCAGGTTCT ACATACGCTTCTCAGCATCCCTGGATGAGTGGACAGCTGGGGCTCGTGCAGCATTTGACGGCTCTGGCCAGCGGCTGTCCCCGAGACAGCTCCAGCTCAGTGTAGGGAACGTTACCTGTGAACGGCTGCACTTCCATGTGCTG GATACATCGGATTACCTCCGGCCAGTGGCCTTGACTGTGACTTTTGCCTTGGACAACACCACCAAATCAGGGCCTGTGCTGGATGAGGGATCGTCCACCTCTATCCAAAAACTG GTCCCCTTCTCAAAAGACTGTGGCCCTGACAATGAATGCATCACAGATCTGGTGCTTCAAGCTGATATGAACATCAGAGGCTCCAG GAAGTCTCCATTTGTGGTTCACGGCAGCCGACAGAAACTGCTGGTGTCAGCGACCCTGGAGAACAAGAAGGAAAATGCCTACAACACTAGCCTGAGTCTCAGGTTCTCGAGAAACCTCCACCTGGCCAGTCTTACTCCTCAG AGGGCCAAATCAGTGAAGGTGGAATGCTCGGTCCCTTCTCCCCACGCCCGGGTGTGCATCGTGGGCCACCCAGTCTTACAGGCCGGGGCCAAG GTGGTCTTTCTGCTAGAGTTTGAATTTAGCTGCACCTTGCTCCTGAGCCAGGTCTTGGTGAGGCTGACTGCCAGTAG CAGTAGCCTGGAGAAGAACGAGACCCTTCAAGATAACACAGTTCAGACCTCTGCCTATGTCCGGTACGAGCCTCAGCTCCTGTTCTCTAG TGAGTCCACACTGCATCGATATGAGGTTCACCCTTACAGGACTCTCCCAGTGGGTCCTGGCCCTGAATTCAAAACCACTCTTAGG GTTCAGAACCTTGGCTGTCACGTGGTCAGTGGCCTCATCATCTCAGCCCTCCTTCCAGCGGTAACCCGTGGGGGCGATTACTTCCTGTCACTGTCTCAGATCATCAGTAACAAT GCAAGCTGCACAGTGCAGAACCTGACTGAGCCCCCGGGGTCCCCTGTGCACCCAGAGGAACTTCAGCACACAAACAGACTG AACGAGAGTAACACCCGGTGTCAGGTCGTGAGGTGCCACCTTGGACACCTGGCAAAGGGGACTGAGATCTCTGTTGGACTGCTGAGCCTGGTTCACAATGAGTTCTTCCGGAGG GCCAAGTTCAAGTCGCTGACGGTGGTCAGCACCTTCAAGTTAGGAACCGAGAATGGCAGCGTCCTGCATCTGCCAGAGGCCTCCTCCTGGAGTGAG
- the Itga10 gene encoding integrin alpha-10 isoform X2: MSITHAYSQGHRRPNLDTASYSMLGVDSAGCPTYMDVVIVLDGSNSIYPWSEVQTFLRRLVGRLFIDPEQIQVGLVQYGESPVHEWSLGDFRTKEEVVRAARNLSRREGRETRTAQAIMVACTEGFSESRGGRPEAARLLVVVTDGESHDGEDLPAALKACEAGRVTRYGIAVLGHYLRRQRDPSSFLREIRDIASDPDERFFFNVTDEAALTDIVDALGDRIFGLEGSRGENESSFGLEMSEIGFSTHRLQDGILFGMVGAYDWGGSVLWLEEGRHLFPPRTALEDEFPPALQNHAAYLGYSVSSINLPGGRRLFLSGAPRFRHRGKVIAFHLKKDGALRVTQSLQGDQIGSYFGSELCPLDTDGDGITDVLLVAAPMFLGPQNKETGRVYVYVVGQQILLMLQGTLQPERSQDSRFGFAMAALPDLNQDGFADVAVGAPLEDGHQGALYLYHGTQNGIRPHPTQRIAARSMPQALRYFGRSVDGRLDLDGDDLVDIAVGAHGAAILLSSQPIIHLLPSLDVMPPHISVVQKDCRRRGQEAACLTAALCFQVTSHTPGRWDRRFYIRFSASLDEWTAGARAAFDGSGQRLSPRQLQLSVGNVTCERLHFHVLDTSDYLRPVALTVTFALDNTTKSGPVLDEGSSTSIQKLVPFSKDCGPDNECITDLVLQADMNIRGSRKSPFVVHGSRQKLLVSATLENKKENAYNTSLSLRFSRNLHLASLTPQRAKSVKVECSVPSPHARVCIVGHPVLQAGAKVVFLLEFEFSCTLLLSQVLVRLTASSSSLEKNETLQDNTVQTSAYVRYEPQLLFSSESTLHRYEVHPYRTLPVGPGPEFKTTLRVQNLGCHVVSGLIISALLPAVTRGGDYFLSLSQIISNNASCTVQNLTEPPGSPVHPEELQHTNRLNESNTRCQVVRCHLGHLAKGTEISVGLLSLVHNEFFRRAKFKSLTVVSTFKLGTENGSVLHLPEASSWSESLLEVIQTRTTLISLWILVGSVLGGLLLLALLVFCLWKLGFFARKKIPKEEQTDEKSVQ; this comes from the exons ATGAGCATCACCCACGCCTATTCACAGGGCCACCGGAGGCCGAATTTGGATACAGCGTCTTACAGCATGTTGGGGGTGGACAGCGCTG GCTGTCCTACATACATGGACGTTGTCATTGTTCTGGATGGCTCCAATAGTATCTATCCCTGGTCTGAAGTTCAGACTTTCCTTCGGAGGCTGGTCGGGAGACTGTTTATTGATCCGGAGCAGATACAG GTAGGGCTGGTACAGTATGGGGAGAGCCCTGTGCACGAGTGGTCCCTGGGAGATTTCCGAACCAAGGAAGAAGTTGTGAGAGCAGCCAGGAACCTCAGTCGGCGGGAAGGACGAGAAACAAGAACTGCCCAAGCAATAATGGTGGCGTG cACAGAAGGGTTCAGTGAGTCCCGGGGGGGCAGACCCGAGGCTGCAAGGCTGCTGGTGGTTGTCACTGATGGAGAATCCCATGATGGAGAGGATCTTCCAGCAGCACTAAAGGCCTGTGAGGCTGGGAGGGTGACACGTTATGGGATTGCG gtccttggtcACTATCTCCGGCGACAGAGAGACCCTAGCTCTTTTCTTCGGGAAATCAGAGACATCGCTAGTGACCCAGATGAGCGATTCTTCTTCAATGTCACAGACGAGGCCGCACTGACGGACATTGTGGATGCACTGGGAGACCGGATTTTTGGCCTTGAAG GGTCCCGTGGAGAAAATGAAAGCTCCTTTGGGCTAGAAATGTCTGAGATTGGCTTCTCCACCCACCGGTTACAG GATGGGATTCTCTTTGGGATGGTGGGGGCCTATGACTGGGGGGGCTCAGTACTATGGCTTGAAGAAGGTCGCCACCTTTTCCCCCCACGAACGGCCCTGGAAGATGAGTTTCCCCCTGCATTGCAGAACCATGCAGCCTACCTGG GTTACTCTGTTTCCTCCATAAATCTGCCGGGTGGACGCCGCCTCTTTCTCTCGGGGGCACCGAGGTTTAGACATCGAGGAAAGGTCATAGCCTTCCATCTAAAGAAAGATGGGGCTCTGAGGGTCACCCAGAGCCTCCAGGGGGATCAG ATTGGCTCGTACTTTGGCAGTGAGCTGTGCCCGTTGGATACAGACGGTGACGGCATAACGGATGTCTTACTTGTGGCGGCCCCCATGTTCCTGGGTCCCCAGAACAAAGAGACCGGACGTGTTTACGTGTATGTGGTGGGCCAG CAAATTTTGCTGATGCTCCAAGGAACTCTTCAGCCAGAACGCTCCCAGGATTCTCGATTTGGCTTTGccatggctgctcttcctgatCTGAACCAAGATGGTTTCGCGGATGTGGCTGTGGGGGCACCCCTGGAGGATGGGCACCAGGGAGCACTCTACCTGTATCATGGAACCCAGAATGGCATCAGGCCCCATCCTACCCAG cgGATCGCTGCTAGATCCATGCCACAGGCCCTCCGATACTTTGGCCGAAGCGTGGATGGCCGGTTAGATCTGGATGGAGATGATCTCGTGGACATTGCTGTGGGTGCCCATGGGGCAGCCATCCTGCTCAG CTCCCAGCCCATCATACACCTGCTTCCAAGCCTGGATGTGATGCCACCGCACATCAGCGTGGTTCAGAAGGACTGTAGGCGAAGAGGCCAGGAAGCGGCCTGTCTGACGGCAGCCCTGTGCTTCCAAGTCACCTCTCACACTCCCGGGCGTTGGGACCGCAGGTTCT ACATACGCTTCTCAGCATCCCTGGATGAGTGGACAGCTGGGGCTCGTGCAGCATTTGACGGCTCTGGCCAGCGGCTGTCCCCGAGACAGCTCCAGCTCAGTGTAGGGAACGTTACCTGTGAACGGCTGCACTTCCATGTGCTG GATACATCGGATTACCTCCGGCCAGTGGCCTTGACTGTGACTTTTGCCTTGGACAACACCACCAAATCAGGGCCTGTGCTGGATGAGGGATCGTCCACCTCTATCCAAAAACTG GTCCCCTTCTCAAAAGACTGTGGCCCTGACAATGAATGCATCACAGATCTGGTGCTTCAAGCTGATATGAACATCAGAGGCTCCAG GAAGTCTCCATTTGTGGTTCACGGCAGCCGACAGAAACTGCTGGTGTCAGCGACCCTGGAGAACAAGAAGGAAAATGCCTACAACACTAGCCTGAGTCTCAGGTTCTCGAGAAACCTCCACCTGGCCAGTCTTACTCCTCAG AGGGCCAAATCAGTGAAGGTGGAATGCTCGGTCCCTTCTCCCCACGCCCGGGTGTGCATCGTGGGCCACCCAGTCTTACAGGCCGGGGCCAAG GTGGTCTTTCTGCTAGAGTTTGAATTTAGCTGCACCTTGCTCCTGAGCCAGGTCTTGGTGAGGCTGACTGCCAGTAG CAGTAGCCTGGAGAAGAACGAGACCCTTCAAGATAACACAGTTCAGACCTCTGCCTATGTCCGGTACGAGCCTCAGCTCCTGTTCTCTAG TGAGTCCACACTGCATCGATATGAGGTTCACCCTTACAGGACTCTCCCAGTGGGTCCTGGCCCTGAATTCAAAACCACTCTTAGG GTTCAGAACCTTGGCTGTCACGTGGTCAGTGGCCTCATCATCTCAGCCCTCCTTCCAGCGGTAACCCGTGGGGGCGATTACTTCCTGTCACTGTCTCAGATCATCAGTAACAAT GCAAGCTGCACAGTGCAGAACCTGACTGAGCCCCCGGGGTCCCCTGTGCACCCAGAGGAACTTCAGCACACAAACAGACTG AACGAGAGTAACACCCGGTGTCAGGTCGTGAGGTGCCACCTTGGACACCTGGCAAAGGGGACTGAGATCTCTGTTGGACTGCTGAGCCTGGTTCACAATGAGTTCTTCCGGAGG GCCAAGTTCAAGTCGCTGACGGTGGTCAGCACCTTCAAGTTAGGAACCGAGAATGGCAGCGTCCTGCATCTGCCAGAGGCCTCCTCCTGGAGTGAG